The region CCCCCTTCTAAAAATAACCTGTTTAATACAAAGTCCCCATAGCATCTTGCTAGATTGGGGAGAAAATGTATATTGACTTGAGCGAGTCAACCTTACACTCAGGCTCGCGCTCAGGCCTGCGGCGTAGGATAGGGCCTGTTCGTGGCTTCGCGGCTGCAGATGCTCGGCTGAGGCTGTTATATGGCCTGACTGTTACCTGGACAAGGTGAACACATACTTAAAACAAGGGTAATATGTGTACAAATAGCGAACACTAGGATATAATGGCCCGCGCTGAAATCTTGCAGTGACATTGCAATTGATCAAACTGAAGTTGCTCTAAACCTTTAGCTCCGTCTTATAGGCCATAAAAGAGACATATATAGCCATTAGTGCGTGAAAATATGGGAGATTGGGTTTGATCGAGAGGTGGTACGACTTCAAAATAATTGGCTGCAGGATGGTTCAATTTAGGGGACAAGCCCATGCAAATATTAGTCGAGATATTAATTAAGGCTCTTCTATATTGAATATTTTCCATCAGCCTTGCGTCTTTTTGCGCTTTTAAGCTGAGGCTCTCATCGAGCACCGAATGTCAATGAACCCTTCAACGCCAGAGGCACCAACCCCAGAGTCCACTGCCTAgctccagagtccagccccagcctcgCTGTTTTGCGATGGGGAACTCGCTCGCTATCGCTTCAACAGCCAATCAATTCCCAATGAAAGAGCCACCGTTGGGCTCATCCTGGTCTACTTGGTCGCTCCGAGGTATACAGCTTCACACCGCCCAGCTGCTGATGCTGTAGACATTCCTCCTAATGTCGTGCTTTGGGATTCCTTAAGTTGATTTCACGAGATATTATTGACTCATTGAGGTGTGCATTCCACTATTTCAAACCATTGGGGCCTCTATTGGATATTTGCCTCTTCTGTGAGCCCGTTCCTCATTCTGCGGCACTGTGGCGTGCGTACCTACTGAGAGCCTCTACCTGTCTGCCCGCTCGCTTTATCGCCCGCCACTTATCTTACCCAATCTCCAACCTTCGTTGACCCAGAGACTGTCAATTCAAACTGTCACTAGTCGCTCGCGAGTCATTTCTTGATCGTCACCGGGCAACCTTCCAGTTTCCTCCTGCAGCGCTCGTACTGCATGCCACCCACAAGGTACTCCTCTGTTCGCCATCTGTGGAATAGACGCCTACCCTGCGGCATCTCATTCTCACATCCATCCCCAGCGTCTCGCTCGCTCCTTGCTCCAATAGGTGCCGTTTCCGTGCCAGTCGCCCCTCATTCGCATTCCGCGTCTATTCGATCACACGCGCCTTCTCTCCGTTTGCCTCACTCTTCACCGAAACAATCCCCTCTCAACCGCCTCTCCGCTCTTCAGTCCATCACGCATACAAGGAAAATGACAGTAAAATCGACCGAGCGTCTGACAGAGGGGCTGGAAAAGCCTCTTCTGGATGACCGCTCCTACAGAGTCATACAGCTGCCTAATAAGCTTGAGGCTCTGTTGGTTCATGATGCGGAGACAGATAAGGCTGCGGCGGCAATGGATGTCAACGTGGGAAGCTTCAGTGACCCGGAGGATTTACAAGGTCTAGCTCACGGTTTGGAGCACATGCTGTTTATGGGAACAGAAAAGGTTTGCCGCACATCTTCGCTCTCACCGACATGTCTAACGggtaattttttttttgttctaGTATCCTGTAGAAAACGCATACAACCAGTATCTAGCCTCGCACTCTGGATCCTCCAATGCCTATACCGCCAGCACTGAGACGAACTATTTCTTCGAGGTGTCTGCTACGGGTACAGCTAACAGCGAGGCATCGAGCGGCCAATCCACCCCCAACGGAACTACAAATGGCACGCCGGCAGCGTCGGATTCGGCGGCCAGCGCTGAATCAGTAGGACCATCTCCTTTGTATGGCGCTCTGGATCGATTTGCGCAGTTTTTTGTGTCGCCGCTTTTCTTGGAGAACACGCTCGACCGTGAAATGCGGGCAGTAGACTCagaaaataagaagaacCTGCAGAGCGACCTGTGGCGTTTGATGCAGCTCAACAAGTCACTGTCCAACCCGGAACATCCTTATAACCATTTCTCAACGGGAAACCTGCAGACATTGAAGGAGGAGCCGCTGCAGCGCGGTGTTGAGATCCGCAATGAGTTTATGAAGTTTTATGATAAACACTATTCTGCTAACCGGATGAAGCTGGTGGTGCTCGGTCGCGAATCTCTAGATCAGCTAGAGCAGTGGGTATCAGAACTGTTCGCTAATGTCAATAATAAGGATCTACCCCAGAACCGGTGGGATGGTATCCCGATCTGGCTGCCGAATGATATGTGTAAACAGGTCTTTGCTAAGCCCGTGATGGATTCACGCTCCGTGGATATTTACTTCCCGTTCCCGGACGAGGAGAAACTGTATGAGACCCAACCGAGTCGGTACATTAGCCATCTTATCGGCCACGAAGGGCCCGGAAGTATTCTGGCATATATCAAAGCGAAGGGCTGGGCGAATGGATTGTCTGCCGGCGTAATGCCGGTCTGCCCTGGAGCTGCTTTCTTCACTGTGTCTGTCCGATTGACACAGGAAGGATTGCAGCAATACCAGCAGGTGGTCAAGGTGATCTTCGAGTACATTGCCATGATCAAAGAACGGGAGCCGGAGGAGTGGATCtttgaggagatgaagaatTTGGCGGAGGTAGAATTCCGATTCAAACAAAAGTCTCCCGCCAGCCGATTCACTAGTCGCCTGAGCAGTGTCATGCAGAAGCCGCTGCCACGGGACTGGTTGCTTAGTGGATCTCTCCTTAGAAAGTTTGACCCAGAGGGCATCAAGAAGGCCTTTTCGTACCTTCGCGAGGACAACTTCAAGTTGATAGTCGTCGCACAGGACTACCCAGGAGACTGGAACACCAAGGAAAAGTGGTACGGAACCGAGTACAAGGTCGAGGATGTCCCTGAGGATTTCATGGCCAATATCAGCGCAGCGCTGAAAACCACCCCGGAAACTCGACTATCGGAATTGCATATCCCGCATAAGAACGAGTTTGTCCCTACCAGACTTTcggtggagaagaaggaggtgCCTGAGCCCGCTAAGACTCCCAAGCTTATCCGCCATGACGAACATGTCCGTGTCTGGTTTAAGAAGGATGACCGGTTCTGGGTCCCTAAGGCTACTGTTTACGCTACCCTGAGGAACCCCCTGGTTTACGCCACGCCGGCCAATCTTGTAAAATCGAAGCTCTACTGTGAGCTTGTTAGAGATGCTTTGGTAGAGTACTCTTATGACGCGGAGCTCGCTGGCTTGGACTACCATTTGTCTGCCAGCATTTTTGGCCTTGACGTCTCGGTTGGAGGATACAACGACAAGATGTCTGTCCTTTTGGAGAAAGTTCTCA is a window of Aspergillus puulaauensis MK2 DNA, chromosome 4, nearly complete sequence DNA encoding:
- the IDE1 gene encoding a-pheromone processing metallopeptidase Ste23 (COG:O;~EggNog:ENOG410PIQE;~InterPro:IPR007863,IPR011765,IPR032632,IPR011249;~MEROPS:MER0001218;~PFAM:PF05193,PF16187,PF00675;~go_function: GO:0046872 - metal ion binding [Evidence IEA]), whose protein sequence is MPPTRYSSVRHLWNRRLPCGISFSHPSPASRSLLAPIGAVSVPVAPHSHSASIRSHAPSLRLPHSSPKQSPLNRLSALQSITHTRKMTVKSTERLTEGLEKPLLDDRSYRVIQLPNKLEALLVHDAETDKAAAAMDVNVGSFSDPEDLQGLAHGLEHMLFMGTEKYPVENAYNQYLASHSGSSNAYTASTETNYFFEVSATGTANSEASSGQSTPNGTTNGTPAASDSAASAESVGPSPLYGALDRFAQFFVSPLFLENTLDREMRAVDSENKKNLQSDLWRLMQLNKSLSNPEHPYNHFSTGNLQTLKEEPLQRGVEIRNEFMKFYDKHYSANRMKLVVLGRESLDQLEQWVSELFANVNNKDLPQNRWDGIPIWLPNDMCKQVFAKPVMDSRSVDIYFPFPDEEKLYETQPSRYISHLIGHEGPGSILAYIKAKGWANGLSAGVMPVCPGAAFFTVSVRLTQEGLQQYQQVVKVIFEYIAMIKEREPEEWIFEEMKNLAEVEFRFKQKSPASRFTSRLSSVMQKPLPRDWLLSGSLLRKFDPEGIKKAFSYLREDNFKLIVVAQDYPGDWNTKEKWYGTEYKVEDVPEDFMANISAALKTTPETRLSELHIPHKNEFVPTRLSVEKKEVPEPAKTPKLIRHDEHVRVWFKKDDRFWVPKATVYATLRNPLVYATPANLVKSKLYCELVRDALVEYSYDAELAGLDYHLSASIFGLDVSVGGYNDKMSVLLEKVLTSMRDLVISPDRFRIIKERLTRGYKNAEYQQPYYQVGDYTRYLTAERGWLNEQYAAELEHIEAEDIQHFFPQILRQNHIEVLAHGNIYKEDALRMTDTVESTLKSRNLPESQWNVRRNMIIPAGSNYTYERPLKDPANVNHCIEYYLFIGDMHDEVLRAKLLLFAQMTDEPAFDQLRSKEQLGYVVWSGARYSATTIGYRVIIQSERAAQYLESRIESFLSNFGKTLEAMPEEEFEGHKRSVINKRLEKLKNLVSETSRFWTHIGSEYYDFLQSETDAARVRDLSKSDLIDFYKKIIEPESPTRAKLSIHLKAQAGAHEADSKEQKEQGAESKESPEDAALTKDTGKTASPTYITNVTEFKARLAVSSGPSPITDLTEFEDFDAKL